TGACAGGTTGGCCATCGACTAGGTGGTAACAGACAATGTTGTCTACAGTGCATTCGCCGACGGTGGTACCGACGACGATGCCATCATCAACAGTGTTGGCATAGTCTTAGTGGAAGTTACTGTCGTCGTTGAAATGATGTATCTCGTCAACGTTGTAGTCGTCAACTAAGTGGTCACAGTCATTGCTGATACCGTCGTCGATGTCGGGGCAGAAAACGACAGTAAAAGTGCCATTGGACTCCCAATCGCTATCATTGAAGATGGCTTTAAGGTTTTTGGTGCCATTGACAATATTTTAACAGTAATTTTTGCGTTTTTGAAGCTGTTTCCAAGGGAGATTCAGGCATCAATAGCAGGGTAGAAGCTGGAGTAGAGGGCTCAGACTTTgactcagaagaaatccttttagttttttttttgttttgtttttttcatgtgaGGAGCCTTCTGCAGATCCATGATGGGTCTTTTAAGGCTTTTCTGGTTTATTGAGGGGAATCTTGACCAGATCTTTCCCTCTTCTTGGTAGTTTGTGAGGAGGTGGAGCACTCACTAAGTTCTCCCTCAGAAACAACAGCAGTCTTAGATTTGAGCCTTTGGAGCCATATCAGAAGTCTTCCCTCATAATCTTTGAGGGTTTTAGAGGAGAAAGTTCTGCATATTTTGCAATCCCTCACCTTATGTGATGGGTGAAAACAATAAATACACTCCTTATGAGGATCTTCTGAACGAAGTAATTTCTTGCCACGGGTAGCACACGGTCAGAAAAGTCCTTTTTTACCAGTTCTGACATACTGCAAAGAAAATATATTGTAGATCACGATAGCTGAAGAAAAAACTGAGCAAGGCTCAAGGGGACTCcctcacaccagtgcttaatttgtacttgttgcttccggtgcagagcaccggctcttatttttgagggctggtgcttatttttctgcctcaagcatttactgctagcaaaagacacatatgggaaagatggaggaagagaaaagcgaaaaaaacgCCACaatggcagaaagctgcaagagtgagcagggagtggctgaaaatgaatgaaagaggcccgagacggcttcagggTTCTGCTGCCTCAGcagtctgtgtttgcacatttaattgcagcagccgcaagtttaataggagggctttgggcactggcacgtttttatttacaaagtaggCACTGCCTCACACACAATGTgcgggaaaatctgagggaagatgccgCTGCTGGGagagttctagagggtgctgttgcctgattggtcgtTGGTTCTTATTTTAAAAAGGAGATAGGTAGGCTGTAAGATGAACTCTGCATTCCCTTTGCAACTTATTACACTGATATATATTGCTTACTATTGTACCGTGGAACTTCCACTTTGATGACTGAGTGactgaagcatgtgaatctatgaaggaaATCCCAGTATTGGAGAAACgaaaggtgtgggttttttgttgttgttctttttttaatatttttttaattgactgtTTCAagacaaaggaatatttatttcctTTCCTTCGTTCCATTTATTTTAACTATGGCAGCTCACACAACTTGTATAGACTACAATTTAATGTTTGTTGTTACATTGGCCCATGTCCATTATCAGCATTGCAATTAAGCCTGCTTTCCTCTGTttgtaggtttactttttttcttactAAAGAGTGTTGTCAGTGCCAGAATGCAATGGATATAAGCATTTGGCAAGACCAGCATGCGTGCGTGTCTTGCCTGCAATAGCCCAAGTGGGCACCGGGTGGTGCCATTGTTCCATGAATCTGAAACTGTGAAAAGAAAGTTATTCAAGCCTCTTCACCTGGGAAACACTGGCATTTATAACATCTCCAAAATGCTGTGGCTAGTTAGGCTGGTAGGACTGGGACCGATATGCGCTTGACCGTCATTACGGTAGAAATTACTGAAGTGTTACAGTCACCCCTAGGGTATCGCAGCGCTAGGCAGGAGCTAATGGGCTAAAATCACTTCTTAAATGGGTTAGTGCAAGTCCCCTCGCTGTCATCAGCCTGCAGTTGGCCCTGTTTCTCCATAGGCCTGGTGCTCTTGGCTCCAAAACTAACACTTGCTTCATCTCTCTCTTCCAGGGCGGTTTGTTCCCAACGAGGAGTTGAAGAAGCCTGTTTGCCTGGACAAGCGCCTGTACTTCAACTTCACTGCCATGGAGGAAGCGGAAGAGTTGACGCTGGCCCGCCTGGAGGTGAAATTCAGCCACAACTCCTACAGCGGGCGGGTGTTTGACCTGCGGCTCTACCGCGCCCTGCGGATGAGCCTCAAGGGCCTGTCTGCGCACAGGGAGACCCGCAGGCTACTGGTGCAGCAGTCCTTCCGGCTGCTCCGCAAGTCCCTCTCCTTCGAcctcacagaagtggctcaggactGGAGGAACCCGGCTAAAAACCTGGGCCTGATCCTGGAGATTTCTGCCCTCGGCGACGAAGACCTGAACCAGGCCTCTGCGTCGAGCCACTGCTCTGGGATCCATTCCTTCCTGTACACCTCCATGCTGGCCGTCTCCCTCCACCCTGCTCAGTGCGCGGTGTCCAGGAGGGCCAAGAGGAGCACTTCCCACCCGCTGGTCACCCCCAGCAACATCTGCAAGCGCCGGCGCCTCTACATCGACTTCCGTGATGTCGGCTGGCAAAACTGGATCATTGCCCCGCAGGGTTACCTGGCAAACTATTGCCACGGCGAGTGCCCCTACCCGCTGACGGAGATCCTGAACGGCACCAACCACGCCATCCTGCAGACCCTGGTGCACTCCATGGAGCCCGAGGACACCCCGCAGCCCTGCTGCGTCCCCGTCCGCCTCTCCCCCATCTCCATGCTCTACTACGACAACCACGACAATGTGGTGCTCAGACACTACGAAGACATGGTGGTGGACGAGTGCGGCTGCAGGTGATCACTGCCAGGCGGCTGCCTTTCTTTTAACGTTAACTGTTTCCTCAAATACATTTAATATTTTTGATAACTTGAGCATTGTACATGAAAGAATTTTGATGgcattaaagatttttttttggggggaagtgtgatcagttggatttttatttttatttgtgcaaTATGCTTTTGGGGGGTACGAAAAGCAAAGTGGTTGCAGCAGAGGGCATGTGATCAGTTTCTGTTTCACAGGAAGAGATTGGGGAGGGAGGTTTTTGGTGAAGGACAAGCGCATAACTACGACATGCATCCAAATTTACAGTTGGTACAGGTGACAGATGGAAGGCAGAGGTGGTCCAGAGACGGGTCCTCATGGACCAGAGAGGTACACTAGTATTGTGTGATGGGCCCATCAAACATTCACCCGTGTAGTACACGCCTGGTGCGTTCTGCACAGCTACTCTAGGGGTACCCTGCTCAACCAGGAGACGGAGTCCAGGATCATGTTTATCACCAAAACTAGTGGATGCCAAAGGATGTACAGACCTGGGTGCCCCATGAAACCAAAGGTTTGGGGTTTTAGCCCCATATTGGTCTATTGGAGCGATCCGATATTAGTGTATTGGGGGCTCCTAGAACGGAGTCAACAAGCAAATCCATGGGTTCGAGCCTAGCCAGTAGTCTGGCCCTACCTCAGAGCTAAAACACGAGCTGGGCAATCAAAGGTTTTGTCATGTGAATGAGACAGAAAACCTCATGTAAAAATATAATACTGTTTCaaattcgtttttaaaaaaaattcttgaatGCTTCTGTTTAACATTCGTTTGTATCCCTGCATTAACATAAATTAAAATTACGTTTTTAAACATGGACTCCCATTCCCTGACATTGCTGCCATGAGAGCCAAGGGATGTCAGTTTGTCATGGACACTACACATAAGCCAATGTTGTGCTAAGTGGCACAACCTTGTTTTCTAGTAAATAATACACaattgcatttttgttttcttataTAGAACACATCCTAAACTGAATTTCTTCAAGGTGCTCTTTAATCTAACAATCGGTCAAAATGATGCTCAGTGAAGTTAAGTGCTTTGCACAGGATCCCACAATTTGGTCGGGGGCGGGGCGAATAGAACCCCACTTTCTTTGGTTACACGTTGGGCAATTCAGCCAAACGCAAGTTTGGGAAATGGCAACATTAGTTCAATGATACAGGTGGGGTGAGTTGGAGAGCAGCAGCATATTTCTGCAGAAGTGCCTGAACTACAAGAAGAATGGACTTGCAAGAGGTGCTCTATTAGTGGTATTAAGGTGGCCCAGTGAGGCTGAGCGTAGGGAGTGGAAACGCAGGAAGCGAAGTCTGGGGTGGGCTGTGTACCCAACTGTGTGCCTTAGGATTGGACCTTTGCAGCACGGGAGCAGGGAACCAAAACGTACTACGAATCAGAATCTTGTGTTCAATGACATCCAGGGTTGAGGCATGACGCCAGGATACTGGGACTGTTCATAGCTTGCGTTGAATTGTCTTTTCATTAGCTGATATCGCCTCCTGCACCCTTCTTCAGTAGTTTTGAAGGCCAGACCACCATACTGAAGTCCTTTGTTCAACTGTTTCTTTGTAGAGTTGGAGGATGGACTAAACCAAGTAGGTGCTCTTCTAGTCCAGTGTAGGTGAACCGTATGTCATCACTAATAGGTTGTCTTGTGTAGTGTTTCAGTGAATGTTAGCCAACACGAAGGTCTCTCGGAAGCCCTGGCCTTCCGAGAGAGGTCGCCATTGGCTTTGACAATCAATGCGCAGAAGCAGATCTGACGCTTTACTGAGAAGACGACGGAGTTGCAGGAGAACTGATATTTCCTGGTTTGCAGATGGTGCACAACCCACCTAGGGCAGAGTAAGTTGATGAGTGTTCTGTGCGTATATAGTGCGGTGGACAGTACATTCTAGACTTGCAGCTTGGCACAGGCTCTCACATGGAAGTGGTTTCAAAGCCTCACATGCcggtgactggcagaaacctcatcACTGGAGGAGGAACTAAATGAACTGGGTTGTCCCTTCCACTGGACCACGTTTTGTGATCTCAGGCAAATCACTCTTCTTTCCCTGTGCCTCTAGATCGTTTTTACCAACGCTTGGACTAAAAGTAAATCATCTAACTAACATGTTAAGCGCTGCAAACCTTGCCAAACTTTCACATAGATTTTCTGAGAAGTGAATCCATCCATAGTTGGCATATAAGCTACCAACCACCGTAAATGTCAAGGATGAATGACCAGTTGCCACCGTTCTTCAGGAATTATGGAACTTGTGGATTGCGGCTCAAGCTTCATCCTCGGAACAACACATACtttcacagccctgaggaagtgaCAGGCGCAGTATTCTTAAATGCTTTGTCTGTGGCCTGGTGATAGCATTGTCCCTGTTCTGTTTGCCTTTTTTTAATCCCATCCATCCTCTGAAAAATAAATACTTGGACTTTTAAACTGTAATACTGACTCTACTTCAGCCGTTCCGGCTGGGTTTGGAAGAATCAAGCAGTGGGCATCCTTTAGCTACTGACCTAGTGCAACGAGCCTCTGCTAAGTAGAGTCAGTCATTGTATTACTCGCTGCCTTTTTCCACTGGGTGGAACTTCTTGCAAGCGGGATCCTAGCTAGATGAATGTGCACTAGGAGACCAAGGCACTGGTTTTACCAGACTTTAAGTGGCTTTCACTACAGTTTCACACAATGTCTTATTAGAGTGCATCCTCCATGGTGGCATCCAAGGACAGTGCCTTACCTGGATTTCTTTGCATCGTCAAGGTTGCCCCGGAGCTGTTCACTTGCCCCTGTTTTTTTTCCAATCTTGGTTGCACAAACTCGCACAGTGCATCCCGCAAGGAACATCCTTGAACCCCCGCTCTTTTCAAAGCATGCTTGCCCTCTCGCACAACTTATCTGCTCTTTTGGCCTGTCACTGAGAAGACATGGCAAAGACCCCTTACATTTTGCCCTTCAAATGGCCACTCTTTGTTCtttctctaattttcaaaactgcctcAATGAGTTGGTATCTTGGGTTTTCACATTAACTTCCTGAAAATGAATACTGACAAAACTTGAAGTTCCTATGATTGGGAAACAGACCTCACAGTTACTCACCGATTGGTGGACTTGGAATCATGGTTTTCCCTACCACATCTCTGTACCTGAAGCTTGGATCCAGAATTTTGGTTCGGTTATCATCCTTTCCTAGCCGAATAAGCGCATAACATTTTTCCTCCCCTTACTTTCATCcacttctgtaaggaaatgccttccttggcatggttaccccctaactttttgccttttgttgatgccagttatgattgaaagtgtgctgggaccctgctaaccaggccccagcaccagtgttcttttccctaactgtacctttgttcccacaattggcacagccctggcacacagataagtcccttgtaaatggtacccctggcaccaagggccctgtggccaaggaaggtctctaagggctgcagcatgtattatgccacccgtgggacccctcactcagcacatgcacactgcctcacagcttgtgtgtgctggtggtgagaaagaCTAAGTCGACAGGATGCGCCAGGAACTCTGaagggactacatgtcccagactgctttgtggccccaggaggtggtcatcttaccagcacctgcatccacttgaccagaccaacgagcgcaaTAAAGCGCATGGGGGCACTTCGGGacgcaccaggaactctgaagggACTACATGTCACAGACTGCTTTGTGGCTCCAGGAGGCgaccatcttaccagcacctgcatccacttgaccagaccaccGAGCGCTATAAAGTGTGTGGGAGCACTTCGCGGCGCGCAGGCTGTGCCCGGGCCTGTcgtagcccagaggaggctgggctgggccacccccctattATTTATTTCTAAGCAGGCACCATTGACTCTTGCTACTATTGTATCTTCTTGCAGGTGTTTCATTGAACTAACTCTTTATAGAACACGTATCCACCAATTATAGTTttaatgggtaaaaggaaagcaacagagggtgggggcaggggctgtGTTGAAAACTAAGCGGAAaacacacaagcatgcagctaataactgtcatggacagaattgacaaccttcttggtgaatgtgaaggaattttaaCCTCCTCCCTGGACAATGGCCCCAACGGAACTGGGGGCGGGTGTCCCCCAGTCAGGAAGGGGGCTggtcacaagaaaattgctgacatattcgTAAAACGTGGCCAACAGGTCACAGCCTCCAcaatgcgggggggggggggggggtaggaatgTCATCACCCATGCTTCCCAAATATCAGCGGATAAGCCTCCAACAGATCTCAGCAACCCTTTTCAGTGTATCAACCGCTTTACtcctttaataaatatctcagaccCACATGACTACCCTGACTCAGGCATTAGGGTGGGCGGGTCAGTAGATGCAAATGAGCACTCATCCCAgtcaaatgcacagcacatgttatgcatacaagatttaaagacgaaggtgtcagaactcaagtctatggttaattccttaattgcaatagtcaagAAGCTAATTCCGTCAGACGCCACGACCTCCATAAATCCTATCCGCAGCCCAACGCCAAATCAATTAGGTACCATGACAAAATTGTCCCCAATGCCAGCAACCAGTTGTGCTGACCAACCTCTAGCTGGTGCCAAGATCAAGAATTCTGATCAGCCCCCGCCACACAACCGCTTCGGCGTAGGGAAGGCATTCGATGCCTGTTATCCATTCCCAAAATCTACAAGCAACACTGTCCCTAAATACACTGCACAACCCACCATTGACCGACTCCAATCTAAAAGCACTGTTCCAATGATCAATTTTCCCAAGttacacccactggcacaaagagAAGGGGAAGATTCTattagaaataaggcaattcattggattcgcCACGTAAGACGCTGTtactctgtaatacgtgaggatataatttATGCAGTCAGAAGGCCCGACAtaggcacacactttgacattctgcagttgacatttagggataggagcatggtggacaacctggtggccctagacgcaaggacaagtgctccagggcaatcctgtatccagttcaaataccctagtccATCCGTGCACTATAGGGCTCGCCCCATCCACTGCCCAACAGGTATCTGCTCTCAGTGAGAATGATTGACTTGAAGTACCATCTGAAATGCCTGTTAAACTTCCCTCTgacttacatgaaacaactgtcTCTGGTCTGGCTGTAGCCCCTAATATTGCCACCATAAGCATTCACGTTTCTTCTCCTAACCGATTTCACCAGACCGCCCGTGACCCATTACACAACCGTGATAACATTGTACATTTCTTCCCTCGTGAACATCACTTATTAATCCAGGaacagatagcaaagcatgagaataCCTCACCTAGGAACAGGTCAGGTCACCTAGATGGATATCATCATTCAACCCAGGACTCGCTGGGCAATAGTGATAACGACCCCTTTCCTCTCAAGCAATTCCACCTGTCAAACCAACCTCTGGTAACTAACCTTTCAAATATGTCAGTGGACAGGGCTGTCCTTCCAACCACCggggtacgacttgtttcatggaatgtggcaggttagAGATCTGTCCTCCCCTGCCCGTCCTCTACCTCCTTTACTGAGGATTACGACGTAGGTcttcttcaggagacatggtcGACCGACCCACTCTTTCGAACTGGCTATTCAAACTTTTATATCCCTGCTCTGCCAAGTATCCGGGGCATGCCCTCCAGGGGTCTAGccatttggactagaacatcactaaactgtCGCATATCACAGCTATCCATTGTTTCCCCCGACCTgctaggtcttcgcctatcattcggGACTGATACAGTTGTGATTTTTAACATCTACACCAGAAGTGTTTGGGAGGGGGGGTCGGGTTTCCAAAACCCTCTGTAttctggaggcatttttgcaaaactgtccccggcaTCATAAAATCTTTGTGGCAGgcgacttcaacgtcacatttgaacctcttgactgggatgatcttgggtccacccaCGAGGAGGATCGGGCATGGTCTATCCCTGCCGTGGATATCCTGCCCATTAAAAGGTGGTCACAGgttgctgtccaagtaaaatcattgactatGGAATTCGGACTCAGGGCACCTAATGGCAGGACCAAAACAGACGCAAAGGGTCGTCACACGTATAACAAAGTTAACCATactagtagaattgattattgtctagtcgacatgagactatggcccctagtcattgacatgatggttattgagagatctgaaagtgaccataatcctctttcAGTCCATATGTCCGCTTTGTGCAACCACCTGTCCGTGATCAACACCTCAGTAATAGCACCAGAGGGAattagtctggttaatgacaaacgcCACCTAAAGTGGAACAAGATTCTGGCCCGACCTACACTCATCGACgctgctaacaacaccttgaggaccacattgatGGGCTTCGAGGCGGGTTACACAATCCCCAACGAAaaaataagcttaactcacacctcatgcttcaaggGTATTGCGGCCCTCTTCTCGGTAGCCCCTGATAGTAAGAGGCTTAAGGGTAGGTATtgctggtttaacaaagagtgccgttcctcaagcaagcatttaatccaagctatcaaatctaaggatgtaaatgcaattagctcagccagaaagtcttacaaatTAGCTATCGACAAAGCTAAGTGTGAACAAGACGACAAGTGGTGggcagcacttagtgacgctgcacaagagaggaactgtGGCACATGTTGGTCCCTGCAGCCCAGCAAACAGCgaattgaacattacaactaatattgcaccaaaggacTGAATAGACCACTTTAGTGGGCTGTACCCTTGCGACCGTAACAGCTCAACCTCTGGACATAAGGACACTTGCTCAAATATTAccctaacacccacccctccagtgCTGCAACTATTCTCCCAAGCGGACATAGCATACTCTTTAAGTACTCTAAAGCGTGGTAGGCCACCTGGTTCGGATGGTGTCCAAGCAGACCTATTCTTAACCGATATAGCAATttggtcaagatatatcaccatcatagcgaacaCAATAGCATCTGGGGTGTCAATCTCTGAGTCCTGAAGGGGGCCATTgttgtcccaatatttaaaaagggtgacagaaGCCTTTTAGCCAATTAGCTCAATGGATTGTGTGCAGAAGgtgttctgtcactgccttctgggcAAGATCCAAAACTGGATGACGGAACGcgacatccttagtcccctccaggcaggtttttgtaaaaaaatatctaccattgagcaagccctcaGGTTTCTGCTTCTATATTGTAAAACCGTTTTTATTGACAAAGggaatctgtatgttgcttttgtgggctTGAAATCCACATTCGACCTAGTACCCCGTAACAGCTGTGGGAAGtcctttccctaatgggaatccccaaGCATATTCTTGTACTACTAACTCTGCTCCATGAGGGTATCTATGCATGTGTCACCGGGACGGCagggggcagctaactgacagaattcaggtTTCAAGGGGTGtccggcaagggtgtgtccttgcccccactctgttctccctgtacataaatgatATTGTCCCGTCTCTACTCCGACTGGAGGCTGACACACCATTGCTAAGCACACAGTAAATTCCGGACTTGGTCTTTGCAGACGACACACTCCTGATATCCAAGTCCCCAAGTGGATTACGTAAACTCCtcatgtgttttgaggaattttgctccacacggggacttgaaatcaatgcttctaaaACTAAATTGATGACGCTAAATCCCCACAGATCCTTTAGAGGAAAGTTTATTCTCGAGGGAACACCACTTGAAAAGGTTGGCACTTTTAGTTACCTGGGGATAATGGTAACTGAAataaatgtcttggaaat
This portion of the Pleurodeles waltl isolate 20211129_DDA chromosome 12, aPleWal1.hap1.20221129, whole genome shotgun sequence genome encodes:
- the GDF1 gene encoding embryonic growth/differentiation factor 1, whose product is MSLGLACVVALWLLLAPSGGVPNLKLQESLFLRSLGFSSRPNPVSPAPVPSVLWKIFKNKASLPPENRRAALCRVEELDVDGNIIRVFPDQGRFVPNEELKKPVCLDKRLYFNFTAMEEAEELTLARLEVKFSHNSYSGRVFDLRLYRALRMSLKGLSAHRETRRLLVQQSFRLLRKSLSFDLTEVAQDWRNPAKNLGLILEISALGDEDLNQASASSHCSGIHSFLYTSMLAVSLHPAQCAVSRRAKRSTSHPLVTPSNICKRRRLYIDFRDVGWQNWIIAPQGYLANYCHGECPYPLTEILNGTNHAILQTLVHSMEPEDTPQPCCVPVRLSPISMLYYDNHDNVVLRHYEDMVVDECGCR